From one Halothece sp. PCC 7418 genomic stretch:
- a CDS encoding DUF5818 domain-containing protein, with protein sequence MSSNKPAEAGFILFFMITVTGRIEKKEVGIGAWALVTDDGKTYELRNPPVDLRQPQHRAEVTGRIRDDVMSIAMIGEILEVDSFTLL encoded by the coding sequence ATGAGCAGTAACAAGCCTGCAGAAGCGGGCTTTATTTTATTTTTTATGATAACAGTCACGGGAAGAATTGAAAAAAAAGAGGTCGGAATTGGGGCGTGGGCTTTAGTTACCGATGACGGAAAAACTTATGAATTAAGAAACCCTCCCGTTGATCTCCGTCAACCCCAACACCGAGCAGAAGTAACTGGAAGAATTCGGGATGATGTAATGAGTATCGCGATGATTGGCGAAATTTTGGAGGTTGATTCCTTTACTCTTCTTTAA
- the rbfA gene encoding 30S ribosome-binding factor RbfA — MATSRRVARVASLIQQEVSQMLINGIKDDRVGAGMVSVTAVDVSNDLQHAKIFVSIYGTEEAKTETMAGLKSSTAFVRRELGKRIRLRRTPEVVFHEDMSLELGDRTLSLINQLSAKRGEEEDEES, encoded by the coding sequence ATGGCAACCAGTCGCCGTGTGGCAAGGGTCGCCTCCCTCATTCAGCAGGAAGTGAGCCAAATGCTGATTAATGGTATAAAAGACGATCGCGTGGGTGCTGGGATGGTCAGCGTGACTGCGGTGGATGTTTCTAACGATCTCCAACACGCCAAAATCTTTGTCAGTATCTATGGAACGGAAGAAGCGAAAACGGAAACGATGGCGGGGTTAAAGTCTTCTACAGCTTTTGTCCGTCGTGAGTTAGGAAAACGGATTCGCTTACGGAGAACACCAGAAGTGGTGTTTCATGAAGATATGTCGTTAGAACTTGGCGATCGCACTTTGTCTTTAATTAACCAACTCAGTGCGAAACGTGGGGAAGAGGAGGACGAGGAAAGTTAA